In Oncorhynchus clarkii lewisi isolate Uvic-CL-2024 chromosome 16, UVic_Ocla_1.0, whole genome shotgun sequence, one genomic interval encodes:
- the LOC139367694 gene encoding myelin transcription factor 1-like, with translation MVEEEALEHEFRGQLLNQRWTRGDRISRFCETKRSLRIKMSQDTAETRTRTRSKGIRVPVELVGAELSSCPTPGCDGSGHVIGRYSRHRSILGCPIVKKRKLVEAEAEENQPAPKKKTLPLKLAMDEGFNTADSDAASEAEHKGGEESEEEEQKEKENSKMPNPAMSMKADCSQVIPEDTEKETSVESDTIAAPEAGTSQKDTATTTQQQASTEAEAEAVADRHKEEVQVVAEIQAAEEEDEEDEDTVDAHRTIEHPKGDNETGRAESEEKQKEEVGEEEEEGGGEEEKEEERQFVSQEISDHQYSSGDYSRHPAKEEGDEEEEKKGEEKEEEEEEKEEVEEEEEEVEEEKEEEEDEVVYMEPAIPLAPSTPAQECEDTEVAAGEIKIGSPLTEEEEEEEEEEEEEEEEETEAREVEEEDHDSHKAPPTTVVIEIRSEEEEEEEEEEEEDDCLSQGSGVTDDSETWDMTRGNLGLLEQAIALKAEQVRGPHVDQQSPEHQHYHSPDDRASKAMDQAMRHRGHHSKEKKEVKCPTPGCDGTGHVTGLYPHHRSLSGCPHKDRIPPEILAMHENVLKCPTPGCIGQGHVNSNRNTHRSLSGCPIAAAEKLSKGGHVTPSHPQPSVSEPPTGSPHSDRVLRPMCFVKQLEIPQYGYRPNMVPATPRANLAKELEKYSKVSFDYASFDVQVFGKPLLVPKIPATSQTSPKAFKSKPFPKATSPGHSFSGGYAKSSSSSSSSGYDYTHDAEAAHMAATAILNLSTRCWESPENLRTKQQDPAGKDIDIEVDENGTLDLSMKKPIKIEGMQSPDPCSSSSSQHPGDVPSSQGHLQEELEGPLDFTKPNCPKEKEEQDEMDYVAHSYTSSDAEDDDITQESMEDRKYPGEVTTSSFKVQFSPKDCKKEVLLCPTPGCDGSGHITGNYASHRSLSGCPLADKSLRTLMAAHSAELKCPTPECDGSGHITGNYASHRSLSGCPRAKKGAVKTTPTKDDKEDPELLSRCPVPGCDSLGHISGKYATHRSAYGCPLAARRQKEGLLNGSPFSWKAFKTEGPTCPTLGCDGSGHANGSFLTHRSLSGCPRASANKKRTRFPGDEYITAKFKASDVLDNDEDIKQLNKEIGELSESNSEMEDDMMNLHTQISSMEKNLKSMEEENKQIEERNDALYMELSGLSQALIRSLSNIRLPHMQEPMSDQNFDNYVDTLTHMFSNKDCYQNPENRALLESINQAVKGIEV, from the exons ATGGTCGAGGAGGAAGCTTTGG AACATGAGTTCAGAGGGCAGCTGCTGAACCAGAGGTGGACACGAGGAGACAGAATAAGCAGATTCTGTGAGACCAAGAGGAGCCTTCGAATCAAA atgaGTCAGGACACAGCAGAAACGAGAACCCGGACCCGCTCAAAAGGCATCAGAG TACCCGTTGAACTCGTGGGAGCAGAGTTAAG TAGCTGCCCCACCCCCGGGTGCGATGGTTCAGGCCATGTCATTGGGAGATATTCACGACACAGAAG CATTCTTGGATGCCCAATAGTGAAGAAGAGGAAACTTGTGGAGGCGGAGGCAGAAGAGAATCAACCCGCCCCCAAGAAAAAGACCCTGCCCCTGAAGTTGGCCATGGACGAGGGCTTCAACACAGCAGACAGTGACGCCGCCAGTGAGGCAGAGCATAAGGGGGGGGAGGagtcagaggaggaggagcagaaagaGAAGGAAAATAGCAAAATGCCAAACCCAGCCATGTCCATGAAAG CCGATTGCTCACAGGTGATACCcgaagacacagagaaagagacgtCTGTCGAGTCCGACACCATAGCTGCACCTGAAGCAGGGACTTCGCAGAAGGACACAGCCACCACAACCCAACAGCAAGCTTCCACAGAGGCAGAAGCAGAGGCAgtggcagacagacacaaagaggaGGTGCAAGTAGTGGCAGAGATACAGGCcgctgaggaggaggatgaggaagatgaggataCAGTTGATGCACACAGAACAATAGAGCATCCCAAAGGCGACAATGAAACagggagagcagagagtgagGAGAAGCAAAAGgaggaggtaggagaggaggaggaggagggaggaggggaggaagagaaagaggaggagaggcaatTTGTGAGTCAGGAGATCTCAGATCACCAGTATTCCAGTGGCGACTATAGCAGGCATCCGGCaaaagaggagggagatgaggaagaagagaagaagggagaggaaaaggaggaggaggaggaagagaaggaggaggtggaagaggaggaagaggaggtagaggaagaaaaggaggaagaggaggatgaggtggtCTACATGGAGCCTGCCATCCCTCTTGCCCCTAGTACTCCTGCTCAGGAATGTGAGGATACAGAAGTGGCAGCGGGGGAGATAAAGATTGGTTCCCCGTtgactgaagaggaggaagaggaggaggaagaagaggaggaggaagaagaggaggaaacagaAGCAAGGGAGGTGGAAGAAGAGGACCACGACTCTCACAAAGCCCCACCTACCACAGTGGTCATTGAGATACGatctgaggaagaggaagaggaggaggaagaggaggaggaagatgactgTCTCTCACAGGGTTCGGGTGTGACAGATGACTCAGAGACTTGGGATATGACCCGGGGGAACTTGGGACTGCTGGAGCAAGCCATCGCCCTGAAGGCCGAGCAGGTTAGAGGGCCGCACGTCGACCAACAGTCTCCAGAGCACCAGCACTACCACAGCCCCGACGACAGGGCCAGCAAAGCCATGGACCAAGCCATGCGACACAGAGGACACCATAGCAAAG AAAAGAAGGAGGTGAAATGCCCTACCCCTGGGTGTGATGGGACAGGCCATGTGACTGGGCTGTACCCCCACCACCGCAGTCTCTCTGGGTGCCCTCACAAAGATAGGATCCCACCTGAGA TACTGGCCATGCATGAGAACGTGCTGAAGTGTCCAACTCCAGGATGCATAGGCCAGGGTCACGTAAACAGCAATCGCAACACACACCGCAG TCTTTCCGGTTGTCCCATAGCAGCTGCAGAGAAACTCTCCAAGGGGGGCCATGTCACCCCCAGTCACCCCCAGCCTTCAGTCAGCGAGCCCCCAACTGGGAGCCCCCATTCAGACAGAGTTCTCAG acCTATGTGTTTTGTGAAGCAGCTGGAGATCCCTCAGTACGGCTACAGACCCAACATGGTGCCTGCCACACCCCGTGCCAACCTGGCCAAAGAGCTGGAGAAATATTCCAAGGTTTCCTTCGACTATGCAAGCTTCGACGTCCAGGTGTTTGGGAAGCCTTTGCTGGTTCCAAAGATACCCGCCACCAGTCAAACCTCACCCAAAGCCTTCAAAT cTAAACCATTCCCTAAGGCCACGTCCCCGGGCCATAGCTTCTCGGGAGGATATGCAAAGAGCAGTTCCTCCTCGTCCTCCAGTGGCTACGATTACACCCATGATGCCGAGGCTGCTCACATGGCTGCCACTGCCATTCTGAACTTGTCCACACGCTGCTGGGAGAGTCCAGAGAACCTTCGCACCAAACAGCAGGACCCAGCTGGCAAG GACATAGATATTGAAGTGGATGAGAATGGGACACTGGACCTGAGCATGAAGAAGCCCATCAAGATAGAAGGGATGCAATCACCAGAcccctgctcttcctcctcctcgcaGCACCCGGGAGACGTTCCCTCGTCCCAGGGCCACCTACAGGAGGAGTTGGAGGGGCCTCTGGACTTCACTAAGCCAAACTGTCCCAAAGAGAAGGAGGAGCAGGATGAG ATGGACTATGTGGCCCACTCCTACACCTCCTCTGACGCAGAAGATGATGACATCACCCAGGAGAGCATGGAGGACAGGAAGTACCCAGGCGAGGTCACCACGTCCAGCTTCAAGGTCCAGTTCTCACCCAAAGACTGCAAAAAAGAGGTTCTACT ATGTCCCACCCCAGGTTGTGATGGCAGTGGGCACATCACTGGAAACTACGCTTCACATCGGAG TCTGTCAGGCTGTCCTCTTGCTGATAAGTCTCTTCGGACCCTCATGGCTGCCCACTCTGCTGAACTGAA GTGTCCGACCCCTGAATGCGATGGATCAGGTCACATCACTGGAAACTACGCCTCCCATAGAAG TTTGTCCGGATGCCCCCGTGCTAAGAAAGGTGCCGTCAAGACAACACCCACCAAGGATGACAAGGAAGACCCTGAGCTTTTAAG TAGATGCCCGGTGCCCGGCTGTGACAGCCTGGGCCACATCAGTGGGAAGTATGCCACCCACCGTAGTGCCTATGGGTGCCCGCTGGCAGCGCGGCGTCAGAAGGAGGGGCTCCTCAACGGTTCTCCTTTCTCCTGGAAGGCCTTCAAGACGGAGGGCCCCACCTGTCCCACCCTCGGCTGTGATGGATCAGGACACGCCAACGGCAGCTTCCTCACACACCGCAG TCTCTCTGGTTGTCCCAGAGCCTCCGCTAATAAGAAGAGAACCAGGTTCCCTGGAGACGAGTACATTACAGCAAAGTTCAAGGCCAGCGATG TTCTGGATAATGATGAAGATATCAAGCAGCTGAACAAAGAGATCGGGGAACTGAGTGAGTCCAACTCAGAGATGGAGGATGATATGATGAACCTGCACACACAG ATCTCATCCATGGAGAAGAACCTGAAGAGTATGGAGGAGGAAAACAAGCAGATCGAGGAGAGGAACGATGCCCTGTACATGGAGCTGTCTGGCCTGAGCCAAGCTCTGATCCGCAGCCTGTCCAACATCCGGCTGCCACACATG CAGGAACCTATGTCGGACCAGAACTTCGATAATTACGTGGACACCTTGACCCATATGTTCTCCAATAAAGATTGCTACCAAAACCCGGAGAACCGCGCTCTGTTGGAGTCCATCAACCAAGCAGTAAAAGGCATCGAAGTGTAG
- the LOC139368686 gene encoding protein-L-isoaspartate O-methyltransferase domain-containing protein 2-like isoform X2, which yields MCMGGNEKMGGAVSAGEDNDELIDNLKQAQYIRSDLVEQAFRAIDRADYYLEEFRDSAYKDLAWRHGNIHLSAPCIYSEVMEALDLQPGLSFLNLGSGTGYLSTMVGLILGPFGVNHGVELHQDVIEYAYQKLEFFIKTSDSFDRFEFCEPCFVIGNCLEIAPESGQYDRVYCGAGVQREQEDYMKNLLKVGGILVLPLEEKLTKITRTGYNSWETKKIIAVSFAPLVLPKHRDNSKSKAVPLPTMFEVRTLQDLARISIRLTLKKTVAGPGPLPRRRLAHSGERFRRRRAQHRGSTLLSNRYVFMSRLIPGPMDNNNNRSGTDTEEEQEDEEVEEGNCRVLGDPEEEEEEERREGGALLHEAPVNLLRERILGLPLPEPLKMYLLHYREK from the exons ATGTGTATGGGGGGAAACGAGAAG ATGGGAGGAGCAGTGAGTGCGGGGGAGGACAATGATGAGTTGATTGACAACCTGAAGCAGGCCCAGTACATCCGTTCGGACCTGGTGGAGCAGGCCTTCAGGGCAATCGACAGGGCCGACTACTATCTGGAAGAGTTCAGAGACAGCGCCTACAAGGACCTGGCCTGGAGGCACGGCAACATCCACCTCTCAGCCCCCTGCATCTACTCAGAGGTGATGGAGGCCTTGGATCTCCAGCCTGGCCTGTCCTTCCTCAACCTGGGCAGTGGCACGGGCTACCTCAGCACCATGGTGGGACTCATACTGG GTCCATTTGGAGTGAACCATGGTGTGGAGCTGCATCAAGATGTCATTGAGTATGCATACCAGAAACTGGAGTTCTTCATCAAGACCAGCGACAGCTTCGACAG gtttgaGTTCTGCGAGCCCTGTTTCGTGATAGGGAACTGTCTGGAGATAGCCCCAGAGAGTGGTCAGTATGACCGGGTGTATTGTGGAGCTGGGGTGCAGCGGGAGCAGGAAGACTACATGAAGAACCTGCTCAAAGTAGGAGGAATCCTAGTGCtgccattggaggagaag TTGACCAAGATTACTCGAACAGGCTACAACAGCTGGGAGACCAAAAAGATCATTGCTGTGTCATTTGCCCCACTGGTGTTGCccaaacacagagacaacagtAAATCTAAAGCAGTGCCTTTAC CGACCATGTTTGAGGTGCGGACTCTGCAGGACTTGGCTCGCATTTCTATCCGCCTGACGTTGAAGAAGACAGTGGCGGGGCCAGGGCCGTTGCCCAGGAGGAGGCTGGCCCACAGCGGGGAGCGGTTCCGACGGAGGCGGGCCCAACACCGTGGCTCCACCCTACTCTCCAACCGCTACGTATTCATGAGCCGCCTCATCCCCGGGCCgatggacaacaacaacaaccgctCTGGAACCGACACCGAAGAAGAGCAGGAGGACGAGGAAGTGGAAGAGGGGAACTGCAGGGTTCTAGGAGatcctgaggaagaggaggaggaggagaggagggagggcggTGCCCTTCTACATGAGGCTCCAGTGAACCTGCTAAGAGAGAGGATCTTGGGTCTGCCGCTCCCTGAGCCTCTGAAGATGTACCTGCTTCACTACAGAGAGAAGTAG
- the LOC139368686 gene encoding protein-L-isoaspartate O-methyltransferase domain-containing protein 2-like isoform X1 produces MGGAVSAGEDNDELIDNLKQAQYIRSDLVEQAFRAIDRADYYLEEFRDSAYKDLAWRHGNIHLSAPCIYSEVMEALDLQPGLSFLNLGSGTGYLSTMVGLILGPFGVNHGVELHQDVIEYAYQKLEFFIKTSDSFDRFEFCEPCFVIGNCLEIAPESGQYDRVYCGAGVQREQEDYMKNLLKVGGILVLPLEEKLTKITRTGYNSWETKKIIAVSFAPLVLPKHRDNSKSKAVPLPTMFEVRTLQDLARISIRLTLKKTVAGPGPLPRRRLAHSGERFRRRRAQHRGSTLLSNRYVFMSRLIPGPMDNNNNRSGTDTEEEQEDEEVEEGNCRVLGDPEEEEEEERREGGALLHEAPVNLLRERILGLPLPEPLKMYLLHYREK; encoded by the exons ATGGGAGGAGCAGTGAGTGCGGGGGAGGACAATGATGAGTTGATTGACAACCTGAAGCAGGCCCAGTACATCCGTTCGGACCTGGTGGAGCAGGCCTTCAGGGCAATCGACAGGGCCGACTACTATCTGGAAGAGTTCAGAGACAGCGCCTACAAGGACCTGGCCTGGAGGCACGGCAACATCCACCTCTCAGCCCCCTGCATCTACTCAGAGGTGATGGAGGCCTTGGATCTCCAGCCTGGCCTGTCCTTCCTCAACCTGGGCAGTGGCACGGGCTACCTCAGCACCATGGTGGGACTCATACTGG GTCCATTTGGAGTGAACCATGGTGTGGAGCTGCATCAAGATGTCATTGAGTATGCATACCAGAAACTGGAGTTCTTCATCAAGACCAGCGACAGCTTCGACAG gtttgaGTTCTGCGAGCCCTGTTTCGTGATAGGGAACTGTCTGGAGATAGCCCCAGAGAGTGGTCAGTATGACCGGGTGTATTGTGGAGCTGGGGTGCAGCGGGAGCAGGAAGACTACATGAAGAACCTGCTCAAAGTAGGAGGAATCCTAGTGCtgccattggaggagaag TTGACCAAGATTACTCGAACAGGCTACAACAGCTGGGAGACCAAAAAGATCATTGCTGTGTCATTTGCCCCACTGGTGTTGCccaaacacagagacaacagtAAATCTAAAGCAGTGCCTTTAC CGACCATGTTTGAGGTGCGGACTCTGCAGGACTTGGCTCGCATTTCTATCCGCCTGACGTTGAAGAAGACAGTGGCGGGGCCAGGGCCGTTGCCCAGGAGGAGGCTGGCCCACAGCGGGGAGCGGTTCCGACGGAGGCGGGCCCAACACCGTGGCTCCACCCTACTCTCCAACCGCTACGTATTCATGAGCCGCCTCATCCCCGGGCCgatggacaacaacaacaaccgctCTGGAACCGACACCGAAGAAGAGCAGGAGGACGAGGAAGTGGAAGAGGGGAACTGCAGGGTTCTAGGAGatcctgaggaagaggaggaggaggagaggagggagggcggTGCCCTTCTACATGAGGCTCCAGTGAACCTGCTAAGAGAGAGGATCTTGGGTCTGCCGCTCCCTGAGCCTCTGAAGATGTACCTGCTTCACTACAGAGAGAAGTAG